A genomic window from Bacillota bacterium includes:
- the mtaB gene encoding tRNA (N(6)-L-threonylcarbamoyladenosine(37)-C(2))-methylthiotransferase MtaB, producing the protein MKVAFTTLGCKVNSYETEAVWELLQKEGYERVEFNQFSDIYIINTCMVTNTGEAKSRKMIRHPQSINSNAITIVMGCLTQLKAKEILEIPGVKIVLGTKNRDLIGEYLKEYLEILYPLNKVDPLLKNEKYDELQIDDFVHHQRAFLKIQDGCNNYCSYCIIPFARGRVRSKPASIILKEAQSLVQKGHKELILTGIHTGGYGEDLKGYSFLDLLKELEQVQNLKRIRISSIEISELTPELIDFISTSKKIVNHLHIPLQSGSDKILKLMNRKYTLQEFYQKVELIRKKIKNVAITTDVIVGFPSETGVDFQDTISFIKKVNFQELHVFGFSKRTGTLAALLKEEVPSLIKKNRVNQLIDLSCDLAKEFIKENLNLPINVIVEQEKDGYFVGHTSNYIFVKFKGQHISIGDEVTLQIIKEDYPLSFAQII; encoded by the coding sequence ATGAAAGTTGCATTCACAACTCTTGGTTGTAAAGTCAATTCATATGAAACAGAAGCCGTATGGGAACTATTACAAAAAGAAGGATATGAAAGAGTCGAGTTTAATCAATTTAGCGATATTTACATCATTAACACTTGCATGGTCACAAATACAGGTGAAGCCAAATCTCGCAAAATGATAAGACATCCACAAAGTATTAATTCAAATGCCATAACCATAGTTATGGGTTGCTTAACACAATTAAAAGCCAAGGAAATATTAGAAATTCCTGGTGTAAAAATTGTGTTAGGAACAAAAAATAGAGATTTGATCGGTGAATACTTAAAAGAGTATTTAGAGATTTTATACCCTTTAAACAAAGTAGACCCACTTTTGAAAAACGAAAAGTATGATGAGTTACAAATTGATGATTTTGTTCACCATCAAAGAGCTTTCTTAAAAATTCAAGATGGGTGTAATAACTATTGTTCTTATTGCATCATCCCCTTTGCTAGAGGAAGAGTAAGATCTAAACCAGCAAGCATTATTTTAAAAGAAGCACAATCTTTGGTCCAAAAAGGACACAAAGAACTGATTTTAACCGGTATTCATACCGGAGGATACGGAGAAGATCTGAAGGGGTATTCTTTCTTAGATTTACTAAAAGAACTAGAACAAGTTCAAAATCTGAAACGAATTCGTATTTCTTCTATTGAAATAAGTGAGCTAACACCTGAATTGATTGATTTTATTTCTACTTCAAAGAAAATTGTAAATCATTTGCACATTCCTTTGCAAAGTGGATCGGATAAGATTTTAAAACTGATGAACCGAAAATACACGCTTCAAGAATTTTATCAAAAAGTAGAACTAATTCGTAAAAAAATTAAAAATGTAGCTATCACAACGGATGTCATTGTGGGATTTCCCTCTGAAACAGGAGTTGATTTTCAAGATACCATTTCATTCATTAAAAAAGTAAACTTTCAAGAACTCCATGTTTTTGGATTTTCCAAAAGAACAGGAACACTCGCGGCTCTTTTAAAAGAAGAAGTGCCCTCGCTTATCAAAAAAAATCGAGTCAACCAACTCATCGATTTAAGTTGCGATTTAGCAAAAGAATTCATCAAAGAAAATTTAAACCTTCCAATAAATGTCATTGTGGAACAAGAAAAAGACGGCTATTTTGTTGGACATACTTCCAATTATATCTTTGTAAAATTCAAAGGACAGCACATATCTATTGGAGATGAAGTAACTCTTCAAATCATAAAAGAAGACTATCCATTAAGTTTTGCACAAATCATCTAA
- a CDS encoding 16S rRNA (uracil(1498)-N(3))-methyltransferase — protein MQRYFVKNNQIRNNEALIMGNDVHHIKDVLRYKEKQEIYVLDEQGKTYLCEIIQIQKDLVTCLIKETHLPSRANYKITIAQALIKKDRFELFLEKATELGIYAIFPTIFKRSIIKIDSEREDKKISRYLSIVKEASEQSERCMMPFIYDFTSINHLPFDQYDSILVCYERADDTFLLKNVLKTMSKSENILVLIGPEGGITSDELVFLESKNAKIVSLGKHILRSETASLFILSAIRYEWEY, from the coding sequence ATGCAAAGATATTTTGTGAAAAACAATCAAATCAGAAACAATGAAGCTTTGATTATGGGAAATGACGTTCATCATATCAAAGATGTTTTGCGTTACAAAGAAAAACAAGAAATCTATGTTTTGGATGAACAAGGAAAAACCTACCTTTGTGAAATCATTCAAATTCAAAAAGATCTTGTTACTTGTTTGATTAAAGAAACACATTTGCCTTCTAGAGCCAATTATAAAATAACAATTGCTCAAGCATTAATTAAAAAAGACCGGTTTGAATTGTTTTTAGAAAAGGCAACTGAACTAGGTATTTATGCCATATTTCCTACTATTTTTAAACGTTCTATCATTAAAATTGATTCTGAAAGAGAAGATAAAAAAATAAGCCGTTATCTTTCCATTGTAAAAGAAGCATCTGAACAATCCGAAAGATGCATGATGCCTTTCATCTATGATTTTACATCAATCAATCATTTACCATTTGATCAATATGATTCTATTTTAGTGTGTTATGAAAGAGCAGATGACACCTTTCTTCTAAAAAACGTTTTAAAAACAATGTCTAAATCTGAAAACATTTTAGTGTTAATTGGACCTGAAGGTGGTATTACTTCAGATGAACTTGTCTTTTTGGAATCAAAAAACGCTAAAATAGTAAGTTTAGGCAAACACATTTTACGTTCAGAAACCGCATCGTTATTTATACTTAGCGCTATTCGCTATGAATGGGAATACTAA
- a CDS encoding AAA family ATPase codes for MKKLTKVRLINWHYFANETIYIKNNTLITGQNATGKSTIVDAIAFVITAGDQIFNLAANEKSKRDLRGYVKCKLGIDNQEYLRDGDITGHVALEFYDETKETYFTVGAVIDAFGEVLPPKVIFYEFESKIIESLFVDSEGRILTTVNFKKTKIVDKIFLTRREAKLAFRSKFGSINETYFSLLPKALAFKPIADVKDFIYHYLLEEKTLDVESIKESIHAYRDLEATLKIIKQKILDLKEIKDTYEEIQKNQDQKQFLEYFLKVIDVESTKEEISRKNKAIEKINISRDKNKKMIQDLDHQLDLLDERSKEIYSMLQNDDTFKAGELYDKEILSLGQKIDEQEEIKRYFTRRIDKVKPVIAELKSEYKKKIYDDLAKVDFMNINETNYEKIKLHLLEMDRNLLSTIDENTKESGKLEEIRRTLVAEINDIYQILKDLENHKMRYNPMVKKLQSSIEVGVKERYGVDISVHVLAELLEVTDPSWHNTVEDYLGQQRFNLIVEPRYFDEALQVYNKLKDQLTIYGIGLVNTKKIQHFDNVQKDSLASIISSENVDAKHYINMVCGNLIMVKDVLELETHPQAITKSGMVYRSFTVRSLNKNTEKPFIGKQAQEEQLEKWRKQAVSSKEKYNEISNQINLIVEENSAISSLNLKGLIEMIQASFSLTVLKDKRKALVLKKQNLPKETINQIRVEYENIKEEMRGFNSNRRKVYEDNGKLSSDELKAQEDLLNLEQKITTLKKECLELTQSNPTIDQQAYALYHQEFDNTKDTKQVVIEYQSRIEVELSNLRNLEDSLKTKQFKYASLYNLSYQFGLEYMDSYLDEMNKLVKSELVKYESKVREAREAAEKLFKEDFIAKLRNYIVSAQEEIKKINDTLHTIHFGNDIYEFIFPKSKEYGDYYDMVLSDESMKTGGEIFNYDFEMKYQRQLEELFINLASEDLNSNGAINKFTDYRTYMDYDIKIRNEVGDIILYSKVFKEKSGGETQVPFYVATIASFVRVFQQASRGHLQDTIGLILFDEVFDKMDTSRIKSMMEFIQKLPVQIVLATPPQKMEVLSKYTDTTVVTLRDGKAARAYEVVQKY; via the coding sequence ATGAAAAAACTCACAAAAGTTCGTTTAATCAATTGGCATTATTTTGCGAATGAAACCATTTACATTAAAAATAACACTTTAATTACTGGACAAAACGCAACTGGAAAATCAACCATTGTGGATGCCATTGCTTTTGTTATCACTGCAGGAGATCAAATTTTTAATTTGGCAGCCAATGAAAAAAGCAAACGGGATTTAAGAGGATACGTTAAATGCAAACTTGGAATTGACAATCAAGAATATCTAAGGGATGGGGACATTACAGGTCACGTTGCTCTTGAATTTTACGATGAAACAAAAGAAACTTACTTTACAGTTGGAGCAGTCATTGATGCCTTTGGAGAAGTTCTACCACCTAAAGTGATTTTCTATGAATTTGAGTCAAAAATCATTGAGTCATTGTTTGTGGATTCTGAAGGAAGAATTTTAACAACTGTTAATTTCAAAAAAACCAAAATAGTTGACAAAATTTTTCTAACTCGAAGAGAAGCAAAACTTGCATTTCGATCTAAATTTGGGTCAATCAATGAAACATACTTTTCTTTGCTTCCAAAAGCATTAGCTTTTAAACCCATTGCGGACGTGAAAGATTTTATCTATCATTATTTGCTCGAAGAAAAGACTTTAGATGTAGAATCCATTAAGGAATCTATTCATGCTTATCGAGATCTAGAAGCCACTTTAAAGATCATCAAACAAAAAATCCTAGATTTAAAAGAAATCAAAGATACGTATGAAGAAATTCAAAAGAATCAAGACCAAAAACAATTCTTAGAGTATTTCTTAAAAGTGATCGATGTGGAATCGACAAAAGAAGAAATTTCTCGCAAAAACAAAGCCATAGAAAAAATCAATATTTCTAGAGATAAAAATAAAAAAATGATTCAAGACTTAGATCATCAACTCGATTTGTTAGACGAGAGAAGCAAAGAAATATATTCCATGTTGCAAAACGATGATACATTCAAAGCGGGAGAACTTTACGACAAAGAAATCTTAAGTCTCGGTCAAAAAATTGATGAACAAGAAGAAATTAAACGATACTTTACCAGAAGAATCGATAAAGTAAAACCGGTAATTGCTGAATTAAAATCCGAATACAAAAAGAAGATCTATGATGATTTAGCAAAAGTTGATTTTATGAATATCAATGAAACAAACTATGAAAAAATAAAACTTCATTTACTTGAAATGGATAGAAATTTACTTTCTACTATCGATGAAAACACCAAAGAATCAGGAAAATTAGAAGAAATAAGAAGAACACTTGTTGCTGAAATTAATGACATCTATCAAATTCTAAAAGATTTAGAAAATCACAAAATGCGTTACAATCCAATGGTGAAAAAACTACAATCAAGCATTGAAGTTGGCGTGAAAGAGCGCTATGGAGTAGATATTTCTGTCCATGTTTTAGCAGAATTACTAGAAGTGACAGATCCTTCTTGGCATAACACAGTAGAAGATTATCTAGGTCAACAACGATTTAATTTAATAGTTGAACCTCGTTACTTTGATGAGGCACTCCAAGTATATAACAAATTAAAAGATCAATTAACGATTTATGGAATTGGACTTGTAAATACCAAAAAAATCCAACATTTTGACAACGTTCAAAAAGACTCCTTAGCTTCCATCATTTCATCTGAAAACGTGGACGCAAAACATTACATCAATATGGTTTGCGGAAACTTAATCATGGTGAAAGATGTCTTAGAACTTGAAACTCATCCTCAAGCTATTACCAAATCGGGAATGGTCTATCGTTCCTTTACAGTCAGAAGTCTAAACAAGAATACTGAAAAACCATTTATTGGGAAACAAGCACAAGAAGAACAACTAGAAAAATGGCGTAAACAAGCTGTTTCATCTAAAGAAAAATATAATGAAATTTCCAATCAAATCAACTTGATTGTAGAAGAAAACAGCGCCATTTCAAGTTTGAATTTAAAAGGATTAATTGAAATGATTCAAGCTAGTTTCTCCCTTACTGTCCTAAAAGATAAACGAAAAGCTTTGGTTTTGAAAAAACAAAATTTACCAAAGGAAACCATCAATCAAATTCGTGTAGAATATGAAAACATCAAAGAAGAAATGAGAGGATTTAATTCCAATCGAAGAAAAGTATACGAAGATAACGGTAAATTAAGTTCAGATGAATTAAAGGCTCAAGAAGATTTATTAAATCTTGAACAAAAAATTACAACTCTTAAAAAAGAATGTTTGGAATTAACTCAAAGCAATCCAACCATCGACCAACAAGCCTATGCGTTATATCATCAAGAGTTTGATAATACAAAAGACACAAAACAAGTTGTAATAGAATATCAATCAAGAATTGAAGTAGAGTTATCGAATTTAAGAAATCTAGAAGATTCTTTAAAAACAAAACAGTTTAAGTATGCAAGCCTTTATAATTTAAGTTATCAATTTGGTTTAGAGTATATGGATTCTTACTTAGATGAAATGAACAAACTAGTAAAATCTGAACTCGTAAAATACGAAAGCAAAGTGAGAGAAGCAAGAGAAGCTGCTGAGAAACTCTTCAAAGAAGATTTTATTGCAAAATTAAGAAATTACATTGTGTCGGCACAAGAAGAAATTAAAAAAATAAATGATACTCTTCATACCATTCATTTCGGAAACGACATTTACGAATTCATCTTCCCAAAAAGCAAAGAATATGGCGATTACTATGACATGGTTTTAAGCGATGAATCGATGAAAACAGGTGGAGAAATCTTTAACTACGATTTCGAAATGAAATATCAAAGACAACTAGAAGAACTCTTTATCAATTTAGCATCAGAAGATTTAAATTCAAATGGAGCTATAAATAAATTCACCGATTACAGAACCTACATGGATTATGATATCAAGATTCGAAATGAAGTTGGCGATATTATTCTTTACTCAAAAGTCTTTAAAGAAAAATCAGGTGGAGAAACACAAGTTCCGTTCTATGTAGCGACCATTGCTTCCTTTGTACGTGTGTTCCAACAAGCCTCACGAGGCCATCTTCAAGATACCATTGGACTGATTTTATTTGATGAAGTCTTTGATAAAATGGATACATCAAGAATTAAATCTATGATGGAATTTATTCAAAAATTACCTGTTCAAATTGTTTTGGCGACTCCTCCTCAAAAAATGGAAGTACTTAGTAAATATACAGATACCACCGTAGTAACCTTAAGAGATGGAAAAGCCGCAAGAGCCTATGAAGTTGTTCAAAAGTATTAA
- a CDS encoding DUF4194 domain-containing protein, with translation MILENYENLNMGQKQLFADTCNKLLSTGFLARDKKDNKEQYYFVLSFKNYFDEYFEVMNFEILLDRETGAIQLVHKEHHNLLKLKKEESLVLLILRILYHQHLVQTSINDNVIISISEIHQKYDALELKRKINKTDLVTILRMYKKFNLIEPLGDITQSNTKVVIYPTILLAINTHQINDVYDLINRVSGNDEGDE, from the coding sequence ATGATTTTAGAAAACTATGAAAATTTAAACATGGGTCAAAAACAACTTTTCGCAGATACCTGTAATAAGTTACTTTCAACAGGATTTTTAGCAAGAGATAAAAAAGATAACAAGGAACAATATTACTTTGTTTTAAGTTTTAAAAATTATTTTGATGAATATTTTGAAGTAATGAATTTTGAAATATTACTTGATAGAGAAACTGGGGCCATTCAGCTTGTTCATAAAGAACATCATAATTTGTTAAAATTAAAAAAAGAAGAATCCCTCGTCTTACTTATTTTACGGATTTTATATCATCAACATTTAGTCCAAACATCGATTAATGATAATGTCATTATCTCCATTAGCGAAATTCATCAAAAATATGATGCTTTAGAACTAAAACGGAAAATTAACAAAACAGATTTAGTAACAATTCTTAGAATGTATAAAAAGTTTAATTTAATAGAACCACTTGGTGATATTACGCAAAGCAATACAAAAGTCGTCATTTATCCAACCATTCTATTAGCGATAAATACACATCAAATCAACGATGTATATGATCTCATTAACAGAGTATCTGGAAATGATGAGGGAGATGAATAA